In Anaerolineales bacterium, a genomic segment contains:
- a CDS encoding electron transfer flavoprotein subunit alpha/FixB family protein, translated as MSGVFVWIDQFKGKALPISWEALGAGRVVADALGVPLTAVVFGQGIENIVTLAFHYGADKVVKGDDATLADYRLDPYAALLGKVVQGAKVVLGGASTRGRELIAALSADLNAGLLSDVIELTVEGGTISATRPVYAGKVLSDAAPKGEGTVCITTRSRAFAQPAPDSARTGEVSSVSPVLSEDQITTKVTGFEETKGTVNLTDAAIIVSGGRGVGGPEGFAPVRDLAEVLNGAVGASRAAVDAGWIPYAHQVGQTGKVVAPNLYIATGLSGSIQHQAGMRSSKVIVAINKDADAPIFKLARYGIVGDLFKELPAIAEVFREKLGK; from the coding sequence ATGAGCGGCGTTTTCGTCTGGATTGATCAATTCAAAGGGAAGGCGCTGCCCATCTCGTGGGAGGCGCTTGGCGCGGGGCGTGTGGTGGCGGATGCCCTCGGCGTGCCGCTGACCGCCGTTGTTTTTGGACAAGGCATTGAAAACATCGTCACCTTGGCGTTCCACTATGGCGCGGATAAGGTTGTCAAAGGGGACGATGCCACTCTTGCCGATTACCGCCTCGATCCCTATGCGGCGCTTTTGGGAAAGGTCGTTCAGGGGGCAAAGGTCGTCCTCGGTGGCGCGTCTACACGGGGGCGTGAACTGATCGCCGCCCTCAGTGCTGATTTAAACGCTGGACTGCTCTCCGATGTGATCGAGTTGACGGTAGAGGGTGGGACGATCAGCGCCACACGTCCGGTCTACGCCGGAAAAGTGCTGAGCGACGCCGCTCCGAAAGGCGAGGGGACGGTGTGCATCACGACGCGCTCGCGTGCCTTTGCCCAACCCGCCCCCGATTCAGCCCGAACGGGCGAGGTTAGCAGCGTTAGCCCTGTCCTCAGCGAAGACCAAATCACCACAAAGGTAACTGGTTTTGAGGAGACAAAGGGGACGGTAAACCTCACCGATGCAGCGATCATCGTCAGTGGGGGGCGCGGCGTTGGCGGACCGGAAGGCTTTGCCCCTGTTCGTGACCTTGCCGAAGTCCTCAATGGAGCGGTGGGCGCAAGCCGAGCAGCGGTGGATGCGGGGTGGATTCCCTATGCGCATCAGGTTGGGCAAACGGGGAAGGTTGTTGCCCCTAATCTCTACATCGCAACGGGCTTGTCGGGATCGATTCAACACCAAGCAGGGATGCGCAGTTCAAAAGTGATTGTCGCCATCAACAAAGATGCTGATGCGCCCATCTTCAAACTGGCACGCTATGGCATTGTTGGCGATTTGTTCAAGGAACTCCCCGCCATTGCTGAAGTGTTTCGCGAAAAGTTGGGGAAATAA
- a CDS encoding GNAT family N-acetyltransferase, producing MTTIDKPIEGYTEATGVLRNAHEGDIQAIQGLIKNNLDKLLPRTDEEIRELLSTWWVVEEAGVIVGCCCLEIYSPKIAELRTVAVREDCRGKGYGALLIKRATHEADQRKIPQVLVVTSSPEYFQALDFGQCLNEKYALFWQRTTK from the coding sequence ATGACGACGATAGACAAACCAATTGAGGGGTATACAGAGGCAACGGGTGTTTTGCGGAACGCCCACGAAGGGGATATTCAAGCGATTCAAGGGTTAATCAAGAACAACCTCGATAAACTGCTACCGCGCACCGATGAGGAAATCCGCGAACTGCTCTCCACATGGTGGGTTGTTGAAGAAGCGGGGGTCATTGTAGGCTGCTGCTGTTTAGAAATCTATAGCCCGAAGATCGCTGAACTGCGCACGGTTGCTGTCCGTGAGGATTGTCGCGGGAAAGGCTATGGGGCGCTCTTGATCAAGCGGGCAACCCACGAGGCAGACCAGCGCAAGATTCCACAGGTGTTGGTGGTTACCTCGTCGCCAGAATACTTTCAGGCGCTGGATTTTGGGCAATGCCTGAATGAGAAATATGCGCTCTTTTGGCAGCGGACAACGAAATAA
- a CDS encoding haloacid dehalogenase, whose product MLNLETITEAIRAALEAKHRAREAALNDSRTLARACANGIRAMHRQQWAEADRLLSEARTIFDGLRESLQPHPDLYHAGYTQDAAKEFVEARLTYALIRGGDLPTLEALRAEPATYLNGLCEAASELRRYVLDRLRENDYEQAEALLTKMDQVYDVIVTVDYPDAVSGGLRHRTDAFRAVLERTRGDVTLSVRQQRLIDALAKAETREEKA is encoded by the coding sequence ATGCTCAACCTTGAGACGATCACTGAGGCGATTCGCGCTGCACTTGAAGCAAAACACCGCGCCCGCGAAGCCGCCCTAAATGACTCCCGCACACTCGCCCGTGCCTGTGCCAATGGTATTCGTGCCATGCACCGCCAGCAGTGGGCAGAGGCGGATAGGCTGCTCAGCGAGGCGCGAACGATCTTTGATGGCTTGCGGGAATCGCTCCAACCACATCCCGACCTTTACCACGCGGGCTATACACAAGACGCGGCGAAGGAATTTGTGGAGGCACGGCTGACCTATGCCCTGATTAGGGGGGGTGATCTGCCCACACTAGAGGCACTCCGCGCCGAACCCGCCACCTACCTCAACGGACTGTGCGAAGCCGCCAGCGAACTGCGCCGCTATGTATTGGATCGGCTGCGGGAAAACGATTATGAACAGGCAGAGGCGCTCCTCACAAAGATGGATCAGGTTTACGATGTGATTGTCACGGTGGACTACCCCGACGCGGTGAGCGGTGGGTTGCGCCATCGGACGGATGCTTTCCGCGCTGTGTTGGAGCGGACACGAGGGGATGTGACGTTGAGTGTACGGCAGCAGCGACTTATTGATGCATTGGCTAAGGCAGAAACACGGGAGGAGAAGGCATGA
- the rpsI gene encoding 30S ribosomal protein S9: MAEIGQYFEGIGRRKEASARVRLYPGGTGSVVINDKPGAEFLPREGDLDKALSPLRLVGADGQYNVSVHVMGGGITGQTSAILLGIARALVKVNPELRPQLRKAGLLTRDPRVKERKKPGLRRARKAPTYTKR, encoded by the coding sequence ATGGCAGAGATCGGTCAATATTTCGAGGGCATCGGGCGGCGCAAAGAAGCGTCGGCACGGGTTCGCCTTTACCCGGGCGGCACCGGTTCGGTGGTCATCAACGATAAACCAGGGGCAGAGTTTCTCCCCCGCGAAGGCGATCTGGATAAGGCGCTCTCCCCCTTGCGGTTGGTTGGCGCGGACGGTCAATACAACGTCAGCGTTCATGTCATGGGCGGCGGCATTACTGGACAAACCTCAGCGATCCTTTTGGGCATTGCACGGGCCCTCGTCAAGGTGAACCCCGAACTCCGTCCGCAACTGCGGAAGGCGGGGCTGCTCACCCGTGACCCCCGTGTGAAAGAGCGGAAAAAGCCCGGTTTGCGCCGTGCGCGTAAGGCACCTACCTATACGAAGCGTTAA
- the rplM gene encoding 50S ribosomal protein L13 yields the protein MHFKTYTPTADSIEAGRKWYVVDATDMILGRLASRIAHILRGKHKTTFVPNMDVGDYVIVLNAGKIRVTGDRLDTKFYYRHSQYPGGFREVPLRTMLEKHPERVIEAAVKGMVPHNRLGRKMIKKLKVYAGDTHPHGAHKPEKIEFPEAKKA from the coding sequence ATGCATTTCAAGACCTACACACCAACCGCTGACAGCATTGAAGCTGGACGCAAGTGGTATGTGGTGGACGCGACAGATATGATTTTGGGGCGTCTTGCCTCCCGTATTGCCCATATCCTGCGCGGCAAACACAAAACCACATTCGTCCCCAATATGGATGTTGGGGATTATGTGATCGTCCTTAACGCGGGTAAAATCCGCGTCACGGGGGATCGCCTTGACACAAAGTTCTACTATCGCCATTCCCAATACCCGGGCGGTTTCCGCGAGGTGCCCCTACGGACGATGCTCGAAAAGCACCCAGAGCGCGTCATTGAAGCCGCAGTGAAGGGGATGGTGCCCCACAACCGTTTGGGGCGGAAGATGATCAAGAAATTGAAGGTCTACGCGGGCGATACACACCCTCACGGGGCGCACAAGCCTGAGAAGATCGAATTCCCGGAGGCTAAGAAGGCGTAA